The Porites lutea chromosome 4, jaPorLute2.1, whole genome shotgun sequence genome contains a region encoding:
- the LOC140933773 gene encoding dehydrogenase/reductase SDR family member 7-like isoform X3, with the protein MARTLLVLAVLVPLLCFLLVKYQDADFVLMIYELIGENPSVALRGKVVWITGASSGIGEYLAYELAKCGCKLVLSARRKDELERVKKNCAAISLAIDSSFKKDQEILVLPLDLQKFDTHEKLAQDVLKHFGKVDILVNNGARAQLGLISKTSLEVDQAILDLNTVGAISLTKAILPHMIERRNGQIVVVSSLSGKFGSPYTGTYCASKHALHGYFDTARLELSEYNIGVQIICPGPVKSEITKNALSEDVNKPPPSDYAKKLVKMPTERCARLMAVSMANNLDEVWIAEYPVLTAPYFNQYFPNFFRWGVKKIAMKVIRELLDVPQDKDA; encoded by the exons ATGGCTCGAACACTTTTGGTTCTTGCAGTTTTAGTTCCTCTTTTGTGctttttgcttgtaaaatatCAGGATGCAGATTTTGTCCTTATGATTTACGAACTGATAGGTGAAAATCCCTCCGTAGCGCTGCGAGGGAAAGTTGTGTGGATCACTGGAGCTTCAAGCGGTATCGGTGAATATTTAGCTTACGAATTGGCTAAATGTGGCTGCAAGTTGGTCCTCTCTGCACGAAGAAAAGATGAATTAGAAAGAGTCAAGAAAAACTGTGCAG CAATTTCCCTTGCCATTGACTCATCATTTAAAAAAGATCAAGAAATTCTAGTCCTTCCATTGGACTTGCAAAAATTTGATACACATGAAAAACTGGCCCAAGATGTCCTCaagcattttggaaag GTTGATATTTTGGTTAATAATGGTGCAAGGGCACAACTGGGTTTGATAAGTAAGACGTCACTGGAAGTTGACCAAGCAATTCTGGATTTGAATACTGTTGGCGCTATTTCCCTGACAAAAGCAATTCTTCCCCACATGATTGAACGCCGAAACGGACAGATTGTTGTTGTGAGCAGCCTTTCTGGAAAGTTTG ggtcCCCTTACACTGGTACATACTGTGCCAGTAAACATGCATTGCAC GGTTACTTTGACACAGCTCGTCTTGAGTTATCAGAGTACAACATCGGTGTCCAGATCATCTGTCCAGGACCTGTCAAGtctgaaataacaaaaaatgcaTTGTCTGAAGATGTTAACAAG cCTCCTCCATCCGACTATGCAAAAAAACTTGTCAAAATGCCAACAGAACGCTGTGCGAGGTTGATGGCAGTAAGCATGGCAAACAATTTGGACGAAGTCTGGATAGCAGAATATCCAGTTCTTACAGCTCCTTATTTCAACCAGTATTTTCCAAACTTCTTCAGATG GGGTGTGAAGAAAATTGCGATGAAGGTGATAAGAGAGCTTTTGGACGTTCCCCAAGACAAGGATGCATAA
- the LOC140933773 gene encoding dehydrogenase/reductase SDR family member 7-like isoform X2 encodes MARTLLVLAVLVPLLCFLLVKYQDADFVLMIYELIGENPSVALRGKVVWITGASSGIGEYLAYELAKCGCKLVLSARRKDELERVKKNCAAISLAIDSSFKKDQEILVLPLDLQKFDTHEKLAQDVLKHFGKVDILVNNGARAQLGLISKTSLEVDQAILDLNTVGAISLTKAILPHMIERRNGQIVVVSSLSGKFGSPYTGTYCASKHALHGYFDTARLELSEYNIGVQIICPGPVKSEITKNALSEDVNKPPPSDYAKKLVKMPTERCARLMAVSMANNLDEVWIAEYPVLTAPYFNQYFPNFFRWTVKKIGMKMTRELLDFPQDKDA; translated from the exons ATGGCTCGAACACTTTTGGTTCTTGCAGTTTTAGTTCCTCTTTTGTGctttttgcttgtaaaatatCAGGATGCAGATTTTGTCCTTATGATTTACGAACTGATAGGTGAAAATCCCTCCGTAGCGCTGCGAGGGAAAGTTGTGTGGATCACTGGAGCTTCAAGCGGTATCGGTGAATATTTAGCTTACGAATTGGCTAAATGTGGCTGCAAGTTGGTCCTCTCTGCACGAAGAAAAGATGAATTAGAAAGAGTCAAGAAAAACTGTGCAG CAATTTCCCTTGCCATTGACTCATCATTTAAAAAAGATCAAGAAATTCTAGTCCTTCCATTGGACTTGCAAAAATTTGATACACATGAAAAACTGGCCCAAGATGTCCTCaagcattttggaaag GTTGATATTTTGGTTAATAATGGTGCAAGGGCACAACTGGGTTTGATAAGTAAGACGTCACTGGAAGTTGACCAAGCAATTCTGGATTTGAATACTGTTGGCGCTATTTCCCTGACAAAAGCAATTCTTCCCCACATGATTGAACGCCGAAACGGACAGATTGTTGTTGTGAGCAGCCTTTCTGGAAAGTTTG ggtcCCCTTACACTGGTACATACTGTGCCAGTAAACATGCATTGCAC GGTTACTTTGACACAGCTCGTCTTGAGTTATCAGAGTACAACATCGGTGTCCAGATCATCTGTCCAGGACCTGTCAAGtctgaaataacaaaaaatgcaTTGTCTGAAGATGTTAACAAG cCTCCTCCATCCGACTATGCAAAAAAACTTGTCAAAATGCCAACAGAACGCTGTGCGAGGTTGATGGCAGTAAGCATGGCAAACAATTTGGACGAAGTCTGGATAGCAGAATATCCAGTTCTTACAGCTCCTTATTTCAACCAGTATTTTCCAAACTTCTTCAGATG